A stretch of Fluviicola sp. DNA encodes these proteins:
- a CDS encoding nucleoside-diphosphate kinase, translating into MSGNRTFTMLKPDAIENGHMGKIIDMIIQAGFSIKAMKFTRLTEDQAKKFYEVHAERPFYGELVEYMTSGPIVAAILEKDNAVADFRALIGATDPAEAAEGTIRKYYAESKGRNAVHGSDSDENAAIEGKFHFTDSEIF; encoded by the coding sequence ATGTCAGGCAACAGAACATTTACAATGTTAAAACCAGATGCGATCGAAAACGGTCACATGGGAAAAATTATTGATATGATTATCCAGGCTGGATTTTCAATCAAAGCAATGAAATTCACTCGTTTAACAGAGGATCAGGCAAAGAAATTCTACGAAGTTCACGCTGAGCGTCCATTCTATGGTGAATTGGTTGAGTATATGACATCCGGACCAATTGTTGCAGCAATTTTAGAGAAAGACAATGCAGTTGCAGATTTCCGTGCGTTGATCGGTGCTACTGATCCTGCTGAAGCTGCTGAAGGTACTATTCGTAAGTACTATGCTGAATCAAAAGGAAGAAATGCAGTTCACGGATCTGATTCTGATGAGAACGCTGCTATCG
- a CDS encoding metal-dependent transcriptional regulator: protein MLRLTQSEENYLKAIFTLSQDVSGAISTNDLAEKMLTKASSVTDMLKKLCEKELLEYQKYQGCILTDTGKSHALAIIRKHRLWETFLVDKLSFGWDEVHEIAEQLEHIHSTELTDRLDEFLGFPKTDPHGEPIPGKDGKIESVSNRILLSEAVVGMKAIVMGVEDDQTEFLQYLNKIGLHLGTQIDVLDKLNFDGSIIITMNEKQVQFSITIAKQISIKPL, encoded by the coding sequence ATGCTCCGTTTAACTCAAAGCGAAGAAAATTACCTCAAAGCAATCTTTACACTTAGCCAGGACGTGTCGGGCGCGATCTCTACCAACGATCTGGCGGAGAAAATGCTTACAAAAGCATCGTCAGTAACGGATATGCTGAAAAAATTATGCGAGAAGGAGTTGCTGGAATATCAGAAGTACCAGGGGTGTATTCTGACGGATACCGGAAAATCACATGCTTTGGCCATTATTAGAAAACACCGGCTTTGGGAAACATTCCTAGTAGACAAGTTGAGTTTTGGTTGGGACGAAGTACATGAAATTGCAGAGCAACTGGAGCATATTCATTCCACTGAATTAACAGACCGGCTTGATGAGTTTTTAGGTTTTCCTAAAACAGATCCGCATGGAGAACCGATTCCCGGCAAAGATGGAAAGATAGAGTCGGTATCGAACAGGATTCTTTTATCGGAAGCTGTGGTAGGAATGAAGGCGATCGTTATGGGAGTGGAGGACGATCAAACGGAATTTCTGCAATACCTCAATAAGATCGGTCTTCATTTGGGAACACAGATTGATGTGCTCGATAAACTCAATTTTGACGGATCAATCATCATTACTATGAATGAGAAGCAGGTACAATTTTCAATAACGATCGCAAAACAAATATCCATCAAACCGTTATGA
- a CDS encoding zinc ABC transporter substrate-binding protein — protein sequence MKHFAYILIGVWIIFGCKIKKTKANEKLIVCSTSVTADCVRQVVGDKLIVKSLMGPGVDPHTYNPRPSDVVLLNDAKLVVYTGFHLEGKMAELFSRLSERKAVVSFQLDFPKDQVLYTDEITPDPHVWFDTESWVHSMNGVVDKLVELYPEYELEFRENFYKFQVKVQKKTAELKLKLSEIPQEQRVLITSHDAFHYFGRTFDVRVKALQGVSTSQEPGVRDVIDLVDFIVKHRVKAIFVENSVSPKALKSVLSSVERRGYQVKIGGTLFSDALGSKGSGADTYLGMLSHNVNAIKEGLK from the coding sequence ATGAAGCACTTTGCTTACATATTGATCGGTGTTTGGATCATTTTTGGGTGTAAGATCAAAAAGACCAAAGCGAACGAGAAACTAATCGTTTGTTCTACTTCAGTTACTGCTGATTGTGTCAGACAAGTGGTGGGCGATAAACTGATTGTTAAATCATTGATGGGACCCGGAGTTGATCCGCATACCTATAATCCGAGACCCAGCGATGTGGTATTGCTCAACGATGCGAAATTGGTTGTCTATACCGGGTTTCACCTGGAAGGCAAAATGGCGGAATTATTCTCCCGCTTATCAGAAAGAAAGGCTGTAGTTTCTTTCCAGTTGGATTTTCCCAAAGATCAGGTGCTTTATACGGATGAGATTACACCCGATCCACATGTTTGGTTTGATACGGAATCCTGGGTGCACAGTATGAACGGGGTTGTTGATAAACTGGTGGAACTCTACCCGGAATACGAACTGGAATTCAGAGAGAACTTTTACAAATTCCAGGTGAAGGTTCAGAAGAAGACTGCAGAGTTAAAATTGAAATTGAGCGAAATTCCCCAGGAACAACGGGTCTTAATTACTTCCCACGATGCATTCCATTACTTCGGAAGAACGTTTGATGTGCGTGTGAAAGCGCTGCAGGGAGTATCCACTTCCCAGGAGCCGGGAGTAAGAGATGTCATTGATCTGGTAGACTTCATTGTGAAACATCGTGTGAAGGCCATTTTTGTCGAAAATTCGGTAAGCCCGAAAGCTTTAAAAAGTGTTTTAAGTTCCGTTGAACGAAGAGGTTATCAGGTAAAAATAGGAGGAACTCTTTTTTCGGATGCCCTGGGTTCGAAGGGAAGCGGTGCGGACACTTACCTGGGAATGTTGAGCCACAATGTAAATGCGATTAAAGAAGGATTGAAATGA
- a CDS encoding metal ABC transporter ATP-binding protein, with translation MRKAVEIKEFSVFYRDTLALDHVSLTINAGKITGIIGPNGSGKSTLLKGILGIIPVKRGEVTFFGSSLEKYRSKIAYVPQRESIDWDFPITVEEVVAMGRIRPKKWWSRTTMADKDIVKETLKKVQLSEFAHRQIGQLSGGQQQRVFLARALAQEAELIVMDEPFVGIDMASQESILAIVQKLRDSGKTVIIVHHDLSVVAQYFDEVVLLNKKLIASGPIDEILKSENIEKAYGMTLLLNKK, from the coding sequence ATGAGAAAAGCCGTTGAAATAAAAGAATTTAGCGTTTTCTATCGTGATACACTGGCTTTGGACCACGTATCGCTGACCATCAATGCTGGAAAAATTACAGGAATTATCGGGCCGAACGGTTCCGGGAAGTCTACTCTATTGAAAGGTATTTTAGGGATTATACCGGTGAAAAGGGGAGAAGTTACATTCTTCGGAAGTTCGTTGGAAAAATACCGTTCAAAGATTGCCTATGTTCCGCAAAGAGAATCAATTGATTGGGACTTCCCGATTACTGTAGAGGAAGTGGTAGCGATGGGAAGGATTCGCCCGAAAAAATGGTGGTCGCGAACAACCATGGCTGATAAGGATATCGTAAAGGAAACATTGAAGAAAGTTCAGCTTTCCGAGTTCGCGCACCGGCAGATCGGACAATTGTCGGGAGGGCAGCAGCAGCGTGTTTTCCTGGCGCGTGCACTTGCCCAGGAAGCCGAACTGATCGTGATGGATGAACCTTTCGTTGGGATTGATATGGCTTCCCAGGAATCTATTTTAGCGATCGTCCAGAAATTGAGGGATTCCGGAAAAACCGTCATTATTGTGCATCACGACCTTTCTGTAGTGGCGCAGTATTTTGATGAAGTAGTTTTATTGAATAAAAAACTGATCGCAAGCGGCCCGATCGATGAAATCCTGAAATCGGAGAATATCGAAAAAGCTTACGGAATGACGCTTTTACTCAACAAAAAATAA
- a CDS encoding metal ABC transporter permease, translating to MDLSIWIVFIGTALIGISAALVGTFTFLQKKSLIGDAISHSILPGIVLAYMLSGQRNTLILMLGAFASGWLATQQISWLQRKTRLKSDTVVAATLSIFFAAGLALLSYIQGRPDDGQAGLSDFLFGKIAALNIEDLYLFAIVSVLIIAVTFFRYKVMFSFAFNKEFMISKGFSLRWNDFILNAMTILVVAMGVQAVGVVLMSALLIIPVLTARMLTYRLSSLISLSLVFGTVSSLLGSYISVLGKNIPTGPCIILVLSLCAISVALIVRVSFKTNQTR from the coding sequence ATGGATTTAAGTATTTGGATCGTATTTATCGGTACTGCGCTGATCGGAATTTCTGCAGCTTTGGTAGGGACATTTACCTTCCTGCAAAAGAAATCCCTGATCGGTGATGCTATTTCTCATTCCATTCTACCCGGAATTGTATTGGCTTACATGCTTTCCGGGCAACGAAATACACTTATCCTGATGTTGGGGGCTTTTGCCTCAGGTTGGCTTGCAACTCAGCAAATATCCTGGCTCCAACGAAAAACACGGTTGAAATCCGATACTGTTGTAGCAGCGACTTTGAGTATATTCTTCGCAGCAGGATTGGCTTTGCTTTCATATATTCAGGGAAGGCCCGATGACGGCCAGGCAGGATTGAGTGATTTTCTATTCGGAAAAATTGCAGCCTTGAATATCGAAGACCTCTATTTATTTGCGATCGTTTCCGTTCTCATTATTGCCGTTACTTTTTTCAGATATAAAGTGATGTTCAGCTTTGCCTTCAATAAAGAGTTTATGATCAGTAAAGGATTTTCACTGCGCTGGAACGATTTCATTTTAAATGCAATGACAATTTTGGTAGTTGCGATGGGAGTTCAGGCAGTCGGAGTGGTATTGATGTCGGCACTGCTGATTATTCCTGTACTTACGGCAAGAATGCTTACTTACCGGCTGAGTTCCCTGATCTCTTTGTCACTGGTTTTCGGAACCGTATCTTCTTTATTGGGATCCTATATATCCGTTTTAGGGAAGAACATTCCAACAGGACCATGTATCATTTTGGTGTTGAGCCTTTGTGCCATTTCAGTTGCGCTTATTGTACGCGTTTCATTTAAAACCAACCAAACGCGATGA
- a CDS encoding metal ABC transporter permease, giving the protein MNDLLMILTACSVAVPASLLGVLLVSKSLVMVGDAISHAVLPGIVVAYLMSGTRDSVPMLFGAAVTGFLTTFLIDFLRKKWRIQEDAAIGFTFTFLFAIGVLMIAVFAGKNSDLDQECVLYGDLETSILDQVIVGEYLYGTRAILQLLPLTVVLLIVIIVGFKGWKVWAFNPQFGSFIGIPVQFFHLVLMLLLSVHAVLSFESVGVILVVGLLVLPAATALQFSRTLARTFLYSACIGIVACVLGVFLGKWINISISPLIVCVNGLIFLIAVLVSPFKKSVVSN; this is encoded by the coding sequence ATGAACGATTTATTGATGATATTAACTGCTTGTTCGGTAGCTGTTCCTGCTTCTTTGCTGGGTGTTTTGCTGGTTTCTAAAAGTTTGGTAATGGTTGGAGACGCCATTTCACACGCCGTTTTGCCGGGAATTGTTGTTGCTTATTTGATGAGCGGAACCAGGGATTCTGTTCCGATGCTTTTCGGTGCTGCCGTGACTGGTTTTCTGACTACTTTCCTGATTGATTTCCTGAGAAAAAAATGGCGGATCCAGGAAGATGCGGCGATCGGTTTTACCTTTACTTTCCTGTTTGCAATCGGAGTATTGATGATTGCCGTTTTCGCCGGCAAGAACAGTGATTTGGACCAGGAATGCGTATTGTACGGAGATTTGGAAACATCCATTCTCGACCAGGTTATTGTGGGAGAATACCTTTACGGAACACGTGCAATTTTACAGCTTCTTCCTTTGACAGTTGTTTTATTGATAGTGATCATCGTAGGATTCAAAGGCTGGAAAGTATGGGCTTTCAATCCACAATTCGGATCTTTCATCGGGATTCCTGTTCAGTTTTTCCACTTGGTACTGATGTTATTGCTAAGTGTTCATGCAGTATTGAGTTTTGAAAGTGTCGGAGTAATTCTTGTGGTTGGATTATTGGTGCTTCCGGCAGCTACAGCATTGCAGTTTTCCAGGACTTTGGCAAGAACTTTTTTATATTCGGCATGCATAGGAATAGTAGCGTGCGTCCTTGGAGTGTTTCTTGGAAAGTGGATCAATATCTCTATTTCACCTTTGATTGTATGTGTAAACGGTTTGATTTTTTTGATTGCAGTGCTCGTTTCACCTTTCAAAAAAAGCGTTGTATCTAACTAA
- a CDS encoding DUF5723 family protein, with translation MKLKLVLLFLLSYSFSFSQTQGVAFPTVGKGVATPFVTDYHSLGINTSALGWKPRYAGKKFTTGTSEFAFAVSSPSLNSKKLQNLTSTLYNAAQHKNPNEVDYQRQMQSAGDYAESGVAINFDYNWLGFSYYGEKFGGIAFNVRESYSWYSKMNSQTTDLLFRGKLSSVFDSLTVVYGSDTSRIANNANISQDSMGHVIGGTLNVPIRISELTKGTQIQMVWNRSYNIGYGRKLFGKDSTFQVFGGIGARLITSMAMFNMTSDDEGLRMYSAITPTFDIDYGNVSGTNSVPKKSKGIAPVMGTGYGIDLSASFILFNKVRVAAAVNNIGSVTYKRNVYKVKDTLFASFNLNGVSSDNITQTVNQLVRDNGLLTLEGEQKYTVINASDFRFGVSYEPIKYVRLGFDVVAPFNKETPGSIQNPVYSFGGDIIPVKWLQLSIGYYGGGVYKNNIPLGLTFIIKDGAYEFGVASRDALSFFLKNGTSVSAALGFARVRF, from the coding sequence ATGAAGCTAAAACTGGTTCTTTTATTCCTTTTAAGTTATTCCTTTTCATTTTCCCAAACACAAGGCGTTGCTTTTCCAACAGTAGGAAAAGGCGTTGCAACACCCTTTGTTACCGATTATCACTCTCTGGGCATCAATACTTCGGCATTGGGCTGGAAACCAAGATATGCGGGCAAGAAATTTACGACCGGAACATCCGAATTTGCATTTGCAGTTTCTTCGCCGTCGTTGAATTCCAAAAAGCTGCAAAACCTCACAAGTACGCTTTACAACGCGGCTCAGCATAAGAACCCGAATGAAGTTGATTATCAAAGACAAATGCAATCTGCGGGAGATTATGCGGAATCCGGCGTAGCTATTAATTTCGATTACAACTGGCTCGGATTTTCTTATTACGGAGAAAAATTCGGAGGAATCGCCTTCAACGTGAGAGAAAGCTATAGCTGGTATTCGAAAATGAATTCGCAAACTACGGATTTATTATTCAGAGGAAAATTGTCTTCCGTGTTTGACTCATTAACGGTCGTTTATGGTTCGGATACTTCACGAATTGCCAACAATGCGAATATTTCCCAGGATTCTATGGGACACGTGATCGGAGGAACGCTCAATGTTCCTATTCGCATCAGTGAACTCACGAAAGGAACACAAATCCAGATGGTTTGGAACAGAAGCTATAACATCGGTTACGGTCGAAAACTGTTTGGAAAAGATTCTACTTTCCAGGTGTTCGGAGGAATTGGAGCGAGGTTGATTACTTCCATGGCCATGTTCAACATGACTTCGGATGACGAAGGATTGAGAATGTATTCCGCCATTACTCCGACTTTCGATATTGATTATGGAAATGTCAGCGGGACTAATTCTGTACCCAAGAAATCAAAAGGAATCGCGCCTGTAATGGGAACAGGATACGGAATCGATCTTTCCGCCAGCTTTATTTTATTCAACAAAGTACGTGTTGCGGCTGCTGTGAATAATATCGGTTCGGTGACTTACAAACGAAATGTTTACAAAGTAAAAGACACCTTGTTTGCGAGTTTTAACCTGAATGGAGTAAGCAGTGACAACATCACGCAAACAGTAAACCAGTTGGTGCGCGATAACGGACTGCTGACTTTGGAAGGAGAGCAGAAATATACGGTTATCAATGCTTCCGATTTCAGATTTGGAGTGAGCTATGAACCGATCAAGTACGTGCGTTTAGGATTTGATGTGGTAGCGCCTTTCAATAAAGAAACTCCAGGTTCGATCCAAAACCCGGTATATTCTTTCGGAGGAGATATCATCCCGGTGAAATGGTTGCAATTGAGCATCGGTTATTACGGTGGCGGCGTTTATAAGAACAATATCCCACTCGGATTGACCTTTATTATCAAAGACGGAGCTTATGAATTCGGTGTGGCTTCCCGTGATGCGCTGAGTTTCTTCCTGAAGAACGGAACAAGCGTTTCTGCTGCTTTGGGATTTGCCCGTGTGAGATTCTAG
- a CDS encoding CoA pyrophosphatase: MTHAELVSKFDQELPGERSHLAFMPVRGSSREQIRQGIAYRDAAVAIILFHNEAGKLCTIVTRRQEYDGSHSGQISFPGGKKELDDKNLLETAIRECYEEIGVYASNFELLKELTPLFVPVSQFLITPYVFYSENKSFDYMRSEREVAAIHELDILELFHSEVVQVDIPINPEFTLKNVPHFKQGDILIWGATALILNELKDILI, translated from the coding sequence ATGACACACGCAGAACTGGTTTCGAAATTTGATCAGGAATTGCCCGGTGAACGTTCTCATTTGGCATTTATGCCTGTAAGAGGAAGTTCCAGGGAGCAGATCCGGCAGGGAATTGCGTACAGGGATGCGGCAGTAGCTATTATTTTGTTCCACAACGAAGCGGGTAAATTGTGTACGATCGTGACCAGAAGACAAGAATACGATGGTTCTCACAGCGGTCAGATCAGCTTTCCCGGAGGAAAAAAAGAGTTGGATGATAAAAACTTGCTGGAGACAGCCATCCGGGAATGTTACGAGGAAATCGGGGTGTATGCCAGTAATTTTGAACTGCTGAAAGAATTAACGCCGCTTTTCGTTCCTGTAAGCCAGTTTTTGATCACTCCCTACGTCTTCTATTCCGAAAACAAATCATTCGATTACATGCGCTCTGAGCGCGAAGTAGCAGCTATTCATGAACTGGATATCCTGGAGCTTTTTCATTCCGAAGTTGTACAAGTCGATATTCCGATCAATCCTGAATTTACACTCAAAAATGTCCCCCATTTCAAACAGGGAGACATTCTTATCTGGGGAGCAACTGCTCTTATCTTAAATGAATTGAAGGATATCCTGATCTAG
- the gyrB gene encoding DNA topoisomerase (ATP-hydrolyzing) subunit B has protein sequence MSEEKKNQDYSADNIQVLEGLEAVRKRPAMYIGDVGVKGLHHLVYEVVDNSIDEALAGHCDTIGVWINEDNSITVKDNGRGIPTGINAKHGKSALEIVMTVLHAGGKFDKDTYKVSGGLHGVGVSCVNALSVHMRTEVHREGKIFEQEYSIGKPLYDVREIGTSDDTGTIQTFKPDNTIFEFTEYNYDTLCARMRELAFLNKGITITITDNREKDENGKPVSNVFHSEGGLREFAQYLDRNREPLISDVIYFEGEREGIPVEVALTYNTSYTENIQAYVNNINTHEGGTHLSGFRRGLTNTLKKYATDSGMLAKEKIEIDGDDFREGLTAVVSVKVQEPQFEGQTKTKLGNREVTAPVSQGVSEMLTIYLEEHPAEAKIIVDKVILAARARHAARKAREMVQRKNVMSGSGLPGKLADCSEKDPSLCEIYFVEGDSAGGTAKQGRDRHFQAIMPLRGKILNVEKAMQHKIFENEEIKNMYTALGVRIGTEEDSKALNLDKLRYHKIIIMCDADVDGSHIETLILTFFFRYMKELIENGYVYIATPPLYQVKKGTKAEYAWNEDQRDLLITQLKGNGADSSVNVQRYKGLGEMNAEQLWDTTMNPEHRTLRQVTIENAAECDQIFSMLMGDEVPPRREFIEKNAKYAKIDI, from the coding sequence ATGAGCGAAGAAAAAAAGAATCAGGATTATTCTGCGGATAATATCCAGGTATTAGAAGGTCTGGAAGCTGTTCGTAAACGTCCTGCCATGTACATTGGTGATGTTGGAGTAAAAGGTCTTCACCACCTTGTTTATGAGGTCGTTGATAACTCCATCGATGAGGCTTTGGCCGGTCACTGTGACACTATCGGTGTTTGGATCAATGAAGACAACTCGATCACTGTAAAAGACAACGGTCGCGGAATTCCGACAGGTATCAATGCCAAGCACGGAAAATCAGCACTTGAGATTGTAATGACAGTCCTTCACGCCGGTGGTAAATTCGATAAAGACACCTATAAAGTTTCCGGTGGATTACACGGGGTTGGGGTTTCCTGTGTGAATGCTTTGTCTGTTCACATGCGTACGGAAGTTCACCGCGAAGGAAAAATTTTCGAACAGGAATACTCCATCGGGAAACCGCTTTACGATGTAAGAGAAATCGGAACTTCAGACGATACCGGAACGATTCAGACTTTCAAACCTGATAATACGATATTTGAATTTACCGAGTATAACTACGATACACTTTGCGCCCGTATGCGTGAACTGGCGTTCCTGAACAAAGGAATCACCATCACCATTACGGATAATCGCGAAAAAGACGAAAACGGGAAACCGGTTTCCAATGTGTTCCATTCCGAAGGAGGATTGCGCGAGTTTGCCCAGTACCTGGACCGCAACCGCGAACCGTTGATTTCAGATGTCATCTATTTCGAAGGAGAACGCGAAGGTATTCCGGTAGAAGTTGCATTAACTTACAATACTTCCTACACGGAAAATATCCAGGCGTATGTCAACAACATCAACACACACGAGGGAGGAACACACCTTTCAGGTTTCCGCCGTGGTTTGACGAATACCCTGAAAAAATATGCTACTGACAGCGGTATGCTGGCAAAAGAGAAAATCGAGATCGACGGGGATGATTTCCGTGAAGGATTGACAGCTGTTGTATCGGTAAAAGTTCAGGAACCTCAATTTGAAGGCCAGACCAAAACAAAATTGGGTAACCGGGAAGTAACTGCTCCGGTTTCTCAGGGAGTTTCGGAAATGCTTACGATTTACCTGGAAGAGCATCCTGCGGAAGCAAAGATCATCGTTGACAAGGTCATTCTTGCCGCAAGAGCGCGTCATGCTGCCAGAAAAGCACGTGAAATGGTTCAGAGAAAGAACGTGATGTCCGGTTCAGGATTACCTGGAAAACTGGCTGACTGTTCTGAAAAAGATCCTTCGTTGTGCGAGATTTACTTCGTCGAGGGAGATTCGGCGGGTGGAACTGCAAAACAAGGCCGCGACAGACATTTCCAGGCAATCATGCCGCTTCGCGGGAAAATTCTGAACGTGGAAAAGGCTATGCAGCACAAAATTTTCGAGAACGAGGAAATCAAAAACATGTATACCGCGTTAGGTGTGCGCATCGGAACCGAAGAAGATTCAAAAGCGTTGAACCTGGATAAACTGCGCTACCACAAGATCATTATCATGTGTGATGCCGACGTCGATGGTTCTCACATTGAGACGCTTATTTTAACGTTCTTCTTCCGTTACATGAAAGAATTGATCGAAAACGGATATGTCTATATTGCAACTCCGCCATTGTACCAGGTGAAGAAGGGAACGAAAGCAGAATACGCATGGAACGAGGACCAGCGTGACCTTTTAATCACACAATTGAAAGGAAACGGTGCCGATTCTTCCGTAAACGTTCAGCGATACAAAGGTTTGGGTGAGATGAACGCAGAACAGTTGTGGGATACTACGATGAACCCTGAGCACAGAACATTGCGCCAGGTAACAATCGAAAACGCTGCTGAGTGTGATCAAATCTTCTCCATGTTAATGGGAGACGAAGTTCCACCAAGACGTGAATTCATTGAGAAAAATGCGAAATACGCAAAAATCGATATCTAA
- a CDS encoding glutathione peroxidase: protein MKAILFSLFVLASAIASSQSIYDFKVTDIDGKEFDLASLKGKKVMIVNTASKCGLTPQYEELEKLYETYKDKNFVIVGFPSNDFMSQEPGSNDEIKEFCKKNYGVSFPMMSKIEVKGKGMHPLYQFLTEKKQNGYSDNSVKWNFQKYLINEEGKLEKVIAPGTKPLSEEITSWIVNK, encoded by the coding sequence ATGAAAGCAATCCTATTTTCGTTATTCGTACTTGCAAGCGCCATTGCTTCCTCCCAATCGATCTATGATTTCAAAGTAACCGACATTGACGGCAAGGAATTTGACCTGGCCTCTTTAAAGGGGAAAAAGGTTATGATCGTAAATACAGCCTCCAAATGCGGGTTAACTCCTCAATACGAAGAGTTGGAAAAACTGTATGAAACCTATAAAGATAAAAACTTCGTGATTGTCGGATTTCCATCCAATGACTTCATGTCGCAGGAACCGGGATCCAATGACGAGATCAAGGAGTTCTGCAAAAAGAATTACGGAGTAAGCTTCCCGATGATGAGTAAAATCGAAGTAAAAGGAAAAGGAATGCATCCGCTCTACCAGTTTCTGACAGAGAAAAAACAAAACGGGTATTCCGATAATTCCGTGAAGTGGAATTTTCAAAAATACCTGATCAACGAAGAAGGAAAACTGGAAAAAGTAATTGCTCCTGGAACAAAACCGCTTTCGGAGGAAATTACCTCCTGGATTGTAAACAAGTAA
- a CDS encoding OmpA family protein: MKYQLFIFSIFVSFLMNAQLTGVWKGVLIRDGQKLEQASIIYFDFGKEPLTREEVTGKEGFAVRTLKMETKNGQIKAKQSTMVKKKDIYGNRWCALDFEMAFVDSTGYLQGKFYSLECKGVSGKLVCFKVSETLAKEQTSVELQSWRPIFIDDIKNGRKSREVRDSERKNFQFEPIYFDYDKADIRPEYEAFLKRIVYVINSHSDLRVRVTGNTDADGSDAYNDDLSKRRAEAIIDFFVKAGLKRDRIVIDFKGEKNPVSDNKSAEGKQLNRRVDFAFI; encoded by the coding sequence ATGAAGTATCAACTTTTCATTTTTTCAATTTTTGTCTCGTTTTTAATGAATGCTCAGCTTACCGGAGTTTGGAAGGGAGTATTGATCCGTGACGGACAGAAACTGGAACAGGCTTCGATCATTTATTTTGATTTCGGGAAAGAACCGCTGACCCGTGAAGAGGTTACAGGGAAAGAGGGATTTGCTGTCCGGACATTGAAAATGGAAACGAAGAATGGGCAGATCAAGGCGAAGCAATCGACCATGGTGAAGAAAAAAGATATTTATGGAAATCGCTGGTGTGCGCTGGATTTTGAAATGGCATTTGTTGATTCAACCGGGTATTTACAAGGAAAGTTCTACAGCCTGGAATGTAAAGGTGTGAGTGGTAAGCTCGTTTGTTTTAAGGTTTCCGAAACGCTTGCGAAAGAACAAACTTCGGTTGAGTTACAATCCTGGAGGCCGATTTTCATTGACGATATCAAGAATGGCCGCAAATCACGGGAAGTTCGTGACTCGGAACGCAAGAATTTCCAGTTCGAACCCATTTACTTTGATTACGACAAAGCAGACATTCGCCCCGAATACGAAGCTTTCTTAAAACGGATTGTATATGTGATCAATAGTCACTCCGATTTGCGGGTACGCGTTACGGGAAACACCGATGCAGATGGTTCCGATGCATACAACGATGACCTTTCAAAACGCCGGGCGGAAGCAATCATCGATTTCTTTGTGAAAGCCGGGTTAAAGCGCGATCGGATTGTGATCGATTTCAAGGGTGAAAAGAACCCGGTCAGCGACAATAAATCGGCAGAAGGAAAACAATTGAACAGGAGGGTAGACTTTGCCTTTATTTAA